The Devosia sp. 1566 sequence AAGGGCCGGCAAACTGGGCCCACGCCATCTGGACCGCGGCAACCCTGCCGGTGCTGGGTGCCCTGCTGGTCCAGATCTGGACCTCGCTGCGGCGCGGGGATGTGGGGCTCGACGTGGTGGCGGCGCTGTCCATGTCGGCCGCCCTTGGTTTCGGGGAACCGCTGGCCGGCAATGTGGTCGCCCTGATGTATGCCGGCGGGCAACTGCTGGAAAGCTACGCCCAGGGCCGTGCGCAACAGGAGATGACCGCCCTGCTGGGCCGGGTTGCCCGCACCGCCATGCGGTTCGAGGGCGAGCACCTCGTGGAAGTGCCGATCGATGAGGTCGCTCCGGGCGACCACCTGCTGATCCGGCAGGGCGAGGTGGTGCCGGTGGACGGCAGCCCGCTTGATGGCGATGCGGTGCTCGATGTCTCGGCGCTGACGGGAGAAGCCAATCCCGCCCGCGTGGCCGCCGGCGGCGAGGTGATGAGCGGCTCGACCTCGCTGGGCCCGGCCTTCACCCTGCTTGCCACTAACCTCGCGCGAAACAGCACCTATGCCGGCATTGTCCGGATGGTGGAAGCGGCCCAGCGCAGCAAGCCGCCCATGGTGCGCATGGCCGATCGATACGCGATCTGGTTTCTGGTGCTGACGCTCGCAATGGCCGGCCTCGCCTGGGGCCTGAGCCACGAACCGGTGCGCGCCCTGGCCGTGCTGGTGGCGGCAACCCCCTGCCCGCTGATTCTGGCCGTGCCGGTGGCCCTGATTTCGGGCATGTCGCGCGCCGCCAGGATCGGCGTGATGATCAAGAATGGCGGCGTGTTCGAAACCATGGCACGGATCAAGGTGGTGATCCTCGACAAGACGGGTACGCTCACCTATGGGCGCGCCGCGGTAACGCAGATCACCACCATGGCGGGCCACACCGAAACCGATGTGCTCGGACCCGCTGCCAGCCTCGAACAAGCTTCCAACCATGTTGTGGCCGAAGCGCTGATTGATGCCGCCGCCGAGCGCAAGCTGCAACTTTCCGCCCCCAGCCACGTCACGGAAACGCCGGGCACCGGCCTTGTCGGCACGGTGGAAGGGCAGCGCGTCGTGGTTGGCGCACCCGATTGGGTGCTGGCGCAAATACCTCCGCCGACCGTGCCGCCAGCCCAGCTTGCCACCCCCGAAGAGGCCATGGCCGTGGCCGTCGCCATCAACGACGAGCTTGCGGGGTTCATCGTCCTTGCCGATCGGCTGCGCGAGGACGCCGGCCAGGTCCTGCGGGCACTCCGTGCCGCCGGAGTGGACCGGATCGTACTGGCTTCAGGCGACCGGACTGCGGTTGCCCAGGCAGTGGGCGACCGCCTCGGC is a genomic window containing:
- a CDS encoding heavy metal translocating P-type ATPase, whose amino-acid sequence is MKQRTTYLLLALALVGLLAGLLVMWQGPANWAHAIWTAATLPVLGALLVQIWTSLRRGDVGLDVVAALSMSAALGFGEPLAGNVVALMYAGGQLLESYAQGRAQQEMTALLGRVARTAMRFEGEHLVEVPIDEVAPGDHLLIRQGEVVPVDGSPLDGDAVLDVSALTGEANPARVAAGGEVMSGSTSLGPAFTLLATNLARNSTYAGIVRMVEAAQRSKPPMVRMADRYAIWFLVLTLAMAGLAWGLSHEPVRALAVLVAATPCPLILAVPVALISGMSRAARIGVMIKNGGVFETMARIKVVILDKTGTLTYGRAAVTQITTMAGHTETDVLGPAASLEQASNHVVAEALIDAAAERKLQLSAPSHVTETPGTGLVGTVEGQRVVVGAPDWVLAQIPPPTVPPAQLATPEEAMAVAVAINDELAGFIVLADRLREDAGQVLRALRAAGVDRIVLASGDRTAVAQAVGDRLGVDAVRGDLKPGDKVAAVRSEHGAGYTMMVGDGVNDAPALAAADVGVAMGARGAAASSEAAGVVVLVDQLAPLAEAIGIAQRSRVIALQSVTVGLSLSVLAMTAAAFGFLPPVQGALVQEAIDVAVILNAMRALR